The proteins below come from a single Gemmatimonadota bacterium genomic window:
- a CDS encoding PadR family transcriptional regulator encodes MDLKRELMRGAGPAAVLQLLKRREMYGYELAEALGARSDGVLAMGQSTLYPLLYNLEAKELVESRWLEHKSGRKRRYYRLTSAGAAELKEHRARWQELFEAMIGLGLVSPIAAGVLTHDATG; translated from the coding sequence ATGGATCTGAAGCGCGAACTCATGCGCGGCGCCGGACCGGCAGCCGTGCTGCAGCTCCTCAAGCGACGCGAGATGTATGGTTACGAACTCGCCGAAGCGCTCGGCGCACGTTCCGACGGCGTCCTGGCCATGGGGCAGTCCACGCTCTATCCCCTGCTCTACAATCTCGAAGCCAAGGAACTCGTCGAGAGTCGCTGGCTCGAGCACAAGTCCGGACGCAAGCGTCGCTACTATCGCCTGACGTCGGCCGGCGCCGCCGAACTCAAGGAACATCGCGCACGCTGGCAGGAGCTCTTCGAGGCAATGATCGGACTCGGGCTGGTGTCACCCATTGCCGCGGGAGTCCTGACCCATGACGCGACCGGATGA
- a CDS encoding HigA family addiction module antidote protein — protein sequence MSARKPVTPGKLLLEEFLVPMQLSQYRLAKEIGVPAQRIGEIIAGRRAITADTDLRLCRFFGLSNGYWLRAQAAHDTEVAAKALAPVLRRIKPWAGRVA from the coding sequence ATGTCCGCGCGCAAGCCTGTCACGCCTGGGAAACTCCTGCTGGAAGAGTTCCTCGTGCCGATGCAGCTCTCCCAGTACCGCCTCGCCAAGGAGATCGGCGTGCCCGCCCAGCGCATCGGGGAGATCATCGCCGGCCGCCGCGCCATCACCGCCGACACCGACCTCCGCCTGTGCCGGTTCTTCGGGCTCTCGAACGGCTACTGGCTCCGCGCGCAGGCCGCGCACGACACTGAGGTGGCGGCGAAGGCGCTCGCGCCCGTGCTGCGGCGCATCAAGCCGTGGGCCGGGAGAGTCGCATAG
- a CDS encoding lipocalin-like domain-containing protein — protein sequence MASLIVAAGSLGARYLLADAAVPVVRTHTTALIGTWRLVEFWDRETPSSPLVYRYGQKPTGYFTYDPTGHVSIQIMRGPSTFRVDSARGEQWFDGDARRTPARHRGLPGVLWHVCRRRGAERCRA from the coding sequence ATGGCATCGCTCATCGTTGCGGCTGGGTCATTGGGCGCCCGCTACCTTCTCGCGGATGCTGCGGTGCCCGTCGTGCGCACTCACACGACAGCGCTAATCGGCACCTGGCGCCTCGTTGAGTTTTGGGACCGTGAAACGCCATCGAGCCCGTTGGTGTATCGGTACGGACAGAAACCGACGGGCTACTTCACGTACGATCCGACCGGACACGTGTCGATTCAGATCATGCGCGGCCCGAGCACCTTCCGGGTGGATAGTGCCCGAGGCGAGCAGTGGTTCGACGGCGACGCCCGAAGAACTCCGGCGCGCCACCGAGGACTACCGGGCGTACTTTGGCACGTATGTCGTCGACGTGGCGCAGAGCGCTGTCGTGCATAA
- a CDS encoding VOC family protein — MKAVFLAAVPYADDALALPVADVAAAIPYYEQAFGFRVAARRETPHPAAVLHATVSHRGSLRMAAIRRRRGASSKSTTSTPHSPN, encoded by the coding sequence ATGAAGGCTGTCTTTCTTGCCGCTGTGCCCTATGCCGACGACGCGCTTGCGCTCCCTGTCGCCGATGTCGCCGCAGCGATTCCATACTATGAGCAGGCCTTCGGGTTTCGCGTCGCGGCGCGGCGCGAGACGCCACATCCCGCTGCTGTACTGCACGCGACGGTATCGCACCGGGGCTCGCTCAGAATGGCGGCGATCCGACGCAGGAGGGGTGCTTCTTCGAAGTCGACGACCTCGACGCCGCATTCGCCGAACTGA
- a CDS encoding alpha/beta hydrolase — protein MRVPGSTLFYESAGTGSPVILLHGGNLDRRMWDAEFGALQRTHRVIRYDARGYGRSGASDTAFSAHHDLRALMDALQLPRASLVGLSLGGRVAMDFALAHPERVDRLVLVAPGISGGTWAEDADTAWLAVAREAAKRQDSVAVARAWLGSAYIRTALRDSTTAKRVRQWVEDQSPFWAGVVRHPDLEVEAAPPAAGRLAELTAPILLVVGTADTPFILDVARAIQAQAARVQRVDIPGVGHMVNLEAPGPFREALLAFLAH, from the coding sequence GTGCGCGTCCCTGGCAGTACGCTGTTCTACGAGAGTGCCGGCACCGGGAGCCCGGTAATCCTCCTGCATGGCGGCAATCTCGACCGTCGCATGTGGGACGCGGAGTTTGGCGCACTTCAGCGCACACATCGCGTCATCCGGTATGACGCGCGAGGCTACGGTCGCTCAGGCGCTTCGGACACCGCATTCTCTGCGCATCACGACCTGCGCGCCCTGATGGACGCGCTGCAGTTGCCACGGGCGTCGCTCGTCGGCCTCTCCCTCGGGGGGCGTGTCGCGATGGACTTCGCACTCGCGCATCCCGAGCGAGTGGATCGCCTCGTGCTGGTCGCGCCGGGCATCAGCGGCGGGACGTGGGCCGAGGACGCCGATACCGCGTGGCTCGCGGTCGCACGCGAGGCAGCGAAGCGGCAAGACTCGGTCGCGGTGGCGCGGGCGTGGCTCGGCAGCGCCTACATTCGCACTGCGCTGCGCGACTCCACCACCGCAAAGCGCGTGCGGCAGTGGGTCGAGGATCAGTCCCCGTTCTGGGCCGGCGTGGTTCGCCATCCGGACCTCGAGGTGGAAGCCGCGCCCCCTGCGGCCGGTCGTCTCGCCGAGCTTACCGCCCCCATCCTGCTGGTGGTGGGCACGGCCGACACCCCGTTCATTCTCGACGTCGCGCGGGCCATCCAGGCGCAAGCGGCCCGCGTGCAGCGTGTCGACATCCCTGGAGTCGGGCACATGGTGAACCTCGAGGCACCCGGGCCGTTCCGGGAAGCGCTTCTCGCGTTTCTCGCCCACTGA
- a CDS encoding alpha/beta hydrolase, with product MHAALRAARLPPPYLLVGHSAGGLYVRVFAATYPAEVVGLVLVDPVPEDFNSRAQRESPRVYQRLDSISADDIASGSPGEQAEAAEWEKALTADERAAPRSACEAPPPPLLFQ from the coding sequence TTGCATGCGGCGCTCCGGGCGGCGCGACTGCCGCCACCGTATCTCCTCGTCGGGCATTCTGCCGGCGGCTTGTATGTCCGCGTCTTCGCAGCGACGTATCCGGCCGAGGTCGTAGGTCTCGTGCTCGTTGATCCGGTGCCCGAAGATTTCAACTCGCGCGCGCAACGAGAGTCTCCTCGCGTGTATCAGCGCCTGGATTCGATCAGTGCCGATGACATCGCGAGTGGTTCACCTGGCGAGCAGGCAGAAGCGGCCGAGTGGGAGAAAGCGCTCACCGCCGACGAGCGGGCGGCTCCCCGCAGTGCGTGCGAGGCGCCGCCGCCTCCGCTGCTCTTCCAGTAG
- a CDS encoding CocE/NonD family hydrolase — translation MLHLPQFESWSLPRRAPSHRLGAVTARALHLAVALFALLLTVAVAPGTARAQMDEPARVKATYDRTDVMIPMRDGVRLFTTLYTPKDAKGPLPILLMRTPYGSDTYLISIGPSVDFEKAGYIFALQDVRGTYQSEGDFVNVRPYNPRKQGNEFDEASDTYDTIDWMVKHVAGNNGNVGVWGISYLGFYATMAALSGHPALKAVSPQAPVSDWFLGDDFHHNGAFFLGDAFSFLSTFGLPRPVPTRARAKPYVYGTPDGYRFFLEAGPLADISAAKMANRNPFWTEMFAHPTYDAFWKARTPLPHLTQVKPAILTVGSWFDAENVWGAVHTYRAFEKQNPGLSNAIVMGPWYHGQWWFDDGAQLGEQRWGAKTSEYYSREILLPFFEHYLKGTGDGRYAEAQVFETGSNRWRAFDQWPPAGVARESLYLSAQGTLSAGQRNGLSGFDQYYSDPNKPVPYLDKVTTRRPGTEHQYMVEDQRFASTRPDVLVYQTPPLEHDLTIAGPITATLYASTTGTDADFIVKVIDVYPHNTPDPTPNPTQVVLGGYQQLLRGEVMPARFRKGFEKGVAMVPNQVEKVEFELPDVLHTFKAGHRVMVQVQSSWFPLVDRNPQTFVDIYRATASDYRPAWMRIHRAPGKESRITLGVLR, via the coding sequence ATGTTGCACCTGCCCCAGTTCGAGTCCTGGTCCCTCCCGCGACGCGCCCCCTCCCATCGCCTCGGCGCCGTGACCGCCCGTGCATTGCATCTGGCGGTCGCCCTCTTCGCCCTCCTGCTGACCGTCGCGGTCGCCCCCGGCACGGCCCGCGCGCAGATGGACGAGCCGGCGCGCGTCAAGGCGACCTACGATCGCACGGACGTCATGATCCCGATGCGCGACGGGGTGCGCCTCTTCACCACGCTCTACACGCCGAAGGACGCCAAGGGGCCGCTCCCGATCCTGCTCATGCGCACACCGTACGGCTCCGACACGTACCTGATCAGCATCGGCCCGTCCGTCGACTTCGAAAAGGCGGGATACATCTTCGCCCTCCAGGACGTGCGCGGCACCTACCAGTCCGAGGGCGACTTCGTCAACGTCCGCCCGTACAACCCCAGGAAGCAGGGGAACGAGTTCGACGAGGCGAGCGACACCTACGACACGATCGACTGGATGGTGAAGCACGTCGCCGGCAACAACGGCAACGTCGGCGTGTGGGGGATCTCGTATCTCGGCTTCTACGCGACCATGGCGGCGCTGTCGGGACACCCCGCGCTCAAGGCGGTCTCACCGCAGGCGCCGGTCAGCGACTGGTTCCTCGGCGACGACTTCCACCACAATGGCGCCTTCTTCCTCGGCGACGCCTTCTCCTTCCTCTCGACCTTCGGGCTCCCGCGCCCAGTGCCGACCCGGGCGCGCGCGAAGCCATACGTCTACGGCACTCCCGATGGCTATCGCTTCTTCCTCGAGGCCGGGCCGCTCGCCGACATCAGCGCGGCGAAGATGGCGAATCGCAATCCCTTCTGGACCGAGATGTTCGCGCATCCCACGTACGACGCGTTCTGGAAGGCGCGCACCCCGCTCCCCCACCTCACACAGGTGAAGCCGGCGATCCTCACCGTCGGCTCGTGGTTCGACGCAGAGAACGTGTGGGGGGCGGTGCACACCTACCGCGCGTTCGAGAAGCAGAACCCCGGGCTCTCCAACGCCATCGTGATGGGGCCCTGGTACCACGGGCAGTGGTGGTTCGACGACGGCGCACAGCTGGGTGAGCAACGCTGGGGGGCGAAGACATCGGAGTACTACAGCCGCGAGATCCTGCTCCCCTTCTTCGAGCACTACCTCAAGGGAACGGGCGACGGGCGCTACGCCGAGGCGCAGGTCTTCGAGACCGGGAGCAACCGGTGGCGCGCGTTCGACCAGTGGCCTCCAGCGGGCGTTGCCCGCGAGTCGCTCTACCTCTCGGCGCAGGGGACGCTCAGCGCCGGGCAGCGGAATGGCCTGAGCGGCTTTGACCAGTACTACAGTGACCCCAACAAGCCGGTGCCGTACCTCGACAAGGTCACGACGCGGCGCCCCGGCACTGAGCACCAGTACATGGTGGAGGACCAGCGCTTCGCCTCCACGCGCCCCGACGTGCTGGTCTACCAGACGCCGCCCCTCGAGCACGACCTGACGATCGCCGGCCCGATCACGGCGACGCTCTACGCCTCGACCACGGGGACCGACGCCGACTTCATCGTGAAGGTCATCGACGTCTATCCCCACAACACTCCCGACCCGACGCCAAACCCGACGCAGGTCGTGCTGGGTGGCTACCAGCAGCTGCTGCGCGGCGAGGTGATGCCGGCTCGCTTCCGCAAGGGATTCGAGAAGGGGGTGGCGATGGTCCCCAACCAGGTCGAGAAGGTCGAGTTCGAGCTCCCCGACGTGCTGCACACCTTCAAGGCCGGACACCGGGTGATGGTGCAGGTGCAAAGCAGCTGGTTCCCGCTCGTCGATCGCAACCCACAGACGTTCGTCGACATCTATCGCGCCACGGCGTCGGACTATCGCCCAGCGTGGATGCGGATCCACCGTGCGCCGGGAAAGGAGTCGCGGATCACGCTGGGGGTGCTGCGGTAA
- a CDS encoding beta-lactamase family protein — MPHCRRARSAAVAASLALTIATSGARAQAPSIAQHPRVQEALAAYEKWLDAQRAWKRIPGASAALVVDQDVLWQGGSGYMDVERRIPATASTAYSICSISKLFTSIATLQLRDAGKLRLDDPVSKHLPWFTPRSRYADEGAITVEGLLTHASGLQRELADTLWLEPGMMFPTFDEVMRGVKDREVAYRPERYFQYSNLGFTLLGAVVSAASGEPWSTYVTTHINAPLGLTSTSVEYPTAERGKTLAIGYSASERDGSRHPMPPYQTKAMAAAAGYASTPLDLAKFAAWQFRVLAGTGGSPILSKSTLREMQRVHFTDPSWETTWGLGFEVWRKGDKTFVGHGGSCPGYRTQLTLQPEDKIASIVMTNAGDADAMALAQQGHEFLGPALKEALADSSRSLKAADPSLDPYVGTYWSFGGEMEVIRWKGALATMYVPSDEPVKSITRWKKVGEDTFQEIRKDGEDGEIMRFDRGRDGKVFRARTNYMMRRIK; from the coding sequence ATGCCGCATTGCCGTCGCGCGCGCAGCGCCGCCGTCGCCGCCTCCCTCGCGCTCACCATCGCCACCTCGGGCGCGCGCGCGCAGGCGCCGTCCATCGCCCAGCACCCGCGCGTCCAGGAAGCGCTCGCCGCCTACGAGAAGTGGCTCGACGCCCAGCGCGCGTGGAAGCGGATCCCGGGGGCGTCGGCGGCGCTGGTCGTCGACCAGGACGTCCTCTGGCAGGGGGGGAGCGGCTACATGGACGTCGAGCGGCGGATCCCGGCGACCGCCAGCACCGCGTACAGCATCTGCTCCATCTCCAAGCTCTTCACGAGCATCGCCACGTTGCAGCTGCGCGATGCCGGGAAGCTGCGCCTCGACGACCCGGTGTCCAAGCACCTGCCGTGGTTCACGCCGAGGTCTCGTTATGCGGACGAGGGGGCGATCACCGTCGAGGGACTCCTCACGCACGCCTCAGGGCTGCAACGCGAGCTCGCCGACACGCTCTGGCTCGAGCCGGGCATGATGTTCCCCACCTTCGACGAGGTCATGCGGGGGGTAAAGGACCGCGAGGTCGCGTATCGCCCTGAGCGCTACTTCCAGTACTCCAACCTGGGCTTCACCCTGCTCGGCGCCGTGGTCTCGGCGGCGTCGGGCGAGCCGTGGAGCACCTATGTCACCACGCACATCAACGCCCCGCTCGGCCTAACGAGCACGTCTGTGGAGTATCCGACGGCGGAGCGCGGCAAGACGCTGGCGATCGGCTACAGTGCGTCGGAGCGCGATGGGAGCCGTCACCCCATGCCACCCTACCAGACGAAGGCGATGGCGGCGGCGGCCGGCTACGCGTCGACCCCGCTCGACCTCGCGAAGTTCGCGGCGTGGCAGTTCCGCGTCCTCGCTGGCACCGGCGGGAGCCCCATCCTGTCCAAGTCCACGCTGCGCGAGATGCAGCGCGTGCACTTCACCGATCCCTCGTGGGAAACCACGTGGGGGCTCGGCTTCGAGGTCTGGCGCAAGGGAGACAAGACCTTCGTCGGGCACGGCGGGAGCTGCCCCGGCTACCGCACGCAGCTCACGCTGCAGCCCGAGGACAAGATCGCCTCGATCGTGATGACCAACGCCGGCGACGCAGACGCGATGGCGCTCGCGCAGCAGGGTCATGAATTCCTGGGCCCCGCCCTCAAGGAGGCGCTCGCCGACTCGTCGCGGTCACTCAAGGCGGCCGATCCCTCCCTCGATCCGTATGTCGGGACGTACTGGAGCTTCGGCGGCGAGATGGAGGTGATCCGCTGGAAGGGTGCGCTCGCGACCATGTACGTGCCCAGCGATGAACCGGTGAAGTCGATCACCCGGTGGAAGAAGGTCGGCGAGGACACCTTCCAGGAGATCCGGAAGGACGGCGAGGATGGCGAGATCATGCGCTTCGATCGTGGGCGCGACGGGAAGGTGTTCCGCGCGAGGACAAACTACATGATGCGGCGCATCAAGTAG